In the Populus trichocarpa isolate Nisqually-1 chromosome 8, P.trichocarpa_v4.1, whole genome shotgun sequence genome, aaaagtaaagaagagGTACAGATTGAGACGGATAGAATGAATAGTAgtggagtgtttttttttttttccccgagGTGGTGATATGGCGTAGGTTattgtcaagttttttttggttGGTTTGAAGCTCTCGGGGGAAACTTGACGATCCCGACCCTCAAGCTTCGTTGGGTGACCGATTTTGGCGTTCACCCGGTCATGTCATGCAATCCTATCATATATGCAaccccttctctctcttcttcttcttcccctctctctctactTTTTCCTGGTTCCCAcatttaaatattcttttctaTCATCCAAATTCCACTCGTCGTTTGATTTGCTCCTTAAGgcaagttttctttctttctttttttgttgtttctttccCCCCCCTACAACTCATCTCTTCTTCGTCagaaagacagagagagaggCAGGCAGATACGTAgattttcctctttcttttcattaagAGGAAACTGGGCAGTGACTGtttcattcttttgttttgtttggcaGTCACAATAGCTAGCTAAATGGCTTAGTTCTTCTTggctgttttattttttttcctttttaaattccCAGTTTCTTCTTTTCCTACGATCccatttctttccctttctctcttaTGTCAAAACTATTGCTTTCCATATctgcatttgttttttgatcAACTTTCATTTGTCAAATCTCTTGTCTGGTCTTTATGTACTTATTGTTTTGATACTTGATTTCGGTGCATTAGGTATTAAAAGGTGTTTAATCATGATAAATTTGCAAACTTTCGAGGATATTTTGATGCTAACTGATGAAAAATTAATACCTGGTTTGAAATACGTGCTTAATGTTGGAAATTAAATGCTGAAATGAAATTAGAGGTCAGTGGAAACTCTGAGAAACGTGGAATATTCTATATAGGCTTTCAAATCAGGGGCATCTTTTGATACTTACATGGCGATGTTAAACGTGCAGGATGGGTAGGGTGAAGCTAAAGATTAAGAAATTGGAGAATACAAATGGACGTCAAGCGACCTATGCCAAGAGGAAACATGGTATCATGAAGAAGGCTAATGAGTTATCTATACTATGTGACATAGACATTATCCTTCTCATGTTTTCACCAACTGGCAAGCCTTCGTTGTGTAAAGGAGCAAGCAGGTACTGTCATTAATGCCACGCTTCCACCTTTTTAGAGAATTAAAGTGAGCGAGTGAACTTTAAGCTTGCCTATGAAATTTCTTGCTTTGCATCTTTTCGGGAATTTCATTGCATAGGTACAGATTCAACTTGATTTTCACATGCATGTGCGATCctcaatatatttttgcataTCAGTTGTGTATCTGGTTGAGGGGCAAAGGAGTATATTAAGGTTGTGTATCCTCTAGGGCGTCATTTTATATTCAATAATCATGATCACTTTTGTTTGTCATCATATTTTGGTTCTCACCGACGTTaacaattttgaataatttccttccttttccttctttagTAGCATCGAAGAAGTAATTACAAAATTTGCTCAGTTAACACCACAAGAAAGGGCGAAGAGGTATTGTGAAGTTTTCttgcttcatttttttagtCCTCTCATGCCTGCAttgaatatttatcaaattGGAACTAAattgttcttttatttgattGGAACAGGAAGTTAGAAAGCCTTGAAGTAAGTCCTTGGATCCTTGTTTACGAGACTCCTCTCTCTAATATTACCTCTCATCTGCTCTTTTTTTCACTTGGTTTTGTTGATGCAGTTGTCATTctttttggttattattttctttttctttgagcCTATAGGCACTGAAGAAAACTTTTAAGAAGCTGGACCATGATGTTAATATACCAGAATTTCTTGGTACAAGGTATGCGCTTGTTGGTGTTGACACATTTCATTTTGCGTAGCTTATAGGCTGACTATGTTCTTTAAACGTTATGTACTAAAGTTCTTGAATCCTGTGCTTTTTGTTTCAGTTCTCAAACAATAGAGGTATGGGTGCAAACTAGTTTATCCATTGTTAAATACGACATCTCAAAACTCTTTCTTGTGTGATGATGGATTGTACCATATCCTACAAAATTGCAATTTTGACCAGGACCTGACTAGCCAATCAAGGCTACTGCAGAATCAACTATCTGATGTGCACAAGAAGCTGAGGTGAACACGTCCAAATCTTTGAATGTAGAGTTCCTTTTCATGATCTTATGAATGCTGTGGGTGGTCACCACCCTGGACTAATCGTAAGTTACTTTGAGTTTCTGCAGCTACTGGACCAATCCAGATGAGATTAGCAGCTTAGAGCATCTAGGGCAATTGGAAAGTTCACTCAGGGAATCACTTAATCGGATTCGATCACATAAGGTATGCCTATTCTTGTGGTGGATTTCATCTGGAGAAAATATATACTCTCTTTCTGCATGTTATTCAACAGCTCCTatgtttttgatttataattgtGTCTCATCTTTGGTCAGCTTGGGCAGTATCGATTGAATGTGGGATTAATTAGGATCTGCATGTTAGCCTAGCCTGTCTATGAGAAAATCCATGAGCCTACCCAGTGTAATCccacaacattcttttttttttatggataatgAGGAGGGCAGCGAGAATAAGATGATTTGACATCTTAGTCAATTTTCTAACTAAATTGGATGGTTTTGAAAAGGATCAAATATACAAGCAATGCTACCTCCCAATGTTCAGAGTATTCAAGTGTTCTTTGAGTAGTAGAGTGAAACAAAAGCCAGCGCTGCAAAACTTTGAGTCAATTTAGCGGAAACAATCTATCAGGCCTTGAAAAGAAAGCCTATGAGCTAATTATATCTCTTCACTATCcgtaacagttttttttttacgttttaacAGAGTTCCTTTTTTTGCCAGGAACACCTGGGAAAACAGCATCTTATGTCTCTAGAATGCCATAGTCAGGTAACAAATGACTTTTATTTGAAACAATGGTTCCCTGATGGTATTGCTGTGAATATTCACTGGAAGTTGTTACCTAACTAATCTTGCTTGCAGTTTCAGAATGCGATGCATGTACCTTTTAGAATGGGTGTGGAGCAGCAGCTCCCACCTATTTCATGGATTCCTAACACCGACAGTCAGCATATTATGTTACCAGAGGACCCAAATCTGCTTCCCCATAGGTGAGTGAACCAATTAAAGGAAACTTCTAATCCCATtgctaaaattattttcctacTGGAAGATCATGTCTGGGCTTGCTCTGCCCATGTGTATGCATAAACACATGGAAAGAGAGTCGGGGATTGAGGCATAGTGTAGGATCCATAGAAGCATTTTATATTGTGCAGGATAGGACACAAATATACGCAGAAAAGGTTACAAATTAACAATGTACCTATGCATAGAGGAGTTTAGAATACCCCTTCTGATGATGTGCTCTTAACTAATTGattgaatatcttttttaagGGATGCGGAGTGCTCTGCAACCACCTCTTTTGGGAGTTATTCTGGCTACTTTGGCGCGGGGAAAAATTCGGAGCTATCTAGTTCTGGTCAAGAAAGTGGTATGAATGGTATTCTTGATGAGTTTAATGGAACTGCATCACTGAGGCTGCAGATGGCTGGGCAGTACCCTTACCTGCCTGGGTCATACAATCTAAATTTGTTGAACGATTCAAAATTCCAACCTGCAGCAGagatgaaaacacaaaaaagccCTGAGGATTTTCATGTTAATGGAAGTTTTGAAGCTCCTAAACCTGGGTATGACTCCACCCCTTGTGGTTGGGCTTCTACACCAGGATCGTGCGCTGTTACTATGTTTGATGACCATTTGTATTCTCAGGTAAGTTTTTTCCTCGTTTCTGGTTTAAATAAGCagataagtattttttttttccccttatatTTCACATGGGTCATCTATGAACTGATCTGAACCTTTTGACCGAGTTAGCGATTGCtggaatgagaaaaaatatatgtggagATGTGGATATACGTAACCATCCTCCATTATGGTGTTTACTAAggaaaaaatcatctaaaagcTTGTAATATGATGCCCATTGGAATAATAAACGGTCACTTAAAGTTCATCTATAAGATgcaattaaatatataagagCTAGAGTATTACCTCTTTCAATGCTTCCATTCAATCTAAAGTATCACCCATAGGCGATAGTTTGAGCATATTACTAGATGACCAATGTGACCTTCAACTAGGCTTTACCAAAATAAGAGGCGGAAATTCTTCAAAGTATTTACCTATTTGAGTGATGTTTAGCCTGTTTGCTGGgttaatttaggatttgaagccattttatattatgtagctatttttttattatggtgtGTTAGGGATCCAGGTGTTGAATTTCTGTTCTTGAGGTGTGTTTTGACTGCGGTAGCTCATTTCAGTactattattttactttaaagttCTCTATTTTCCAGGAGAATGCCACATCAACATTACAGAAGCCTTGAAttgagatttaattttatttgattcgGATAGTATTGTTTACATTCATTATGGTGGAGATGTTTATTTCAGTAACAGAGAGTGGATTTTGGGATTCAATTATTTCaggaatatttttattgttgttgcatGCTGCTCCAGTAAGAGATACCTTGGTTAAAATTGAGTTGCACCTTTGGAATGCACTTCAAATAGATTAAGTTCTCTATTAGTGTAAAAAAGTACTGAATCTATATTGGTGTTGCCACCCGGCTATGGTCATAATATTAGTTGCTTCAGATCAGGTCAAATAGATTAAGTTAGTGTGTGTGTATTGCTAGATTTATCTTGCCCTACACCTCAGTTAGAAACGCAGACGGCGGACTCTCTAGGTAGAAGGTGGTATAAGTGGGAATCTATTGAAAAACATGCAACATGCAAGTCATGATTCCTCGCACATCCCTATTCCTTAAGAGTGCTCGGTCTTCAAGTTGTTGGTCCTATTGCAAATTTTGATGCTCTTATTCTTGGATTTCTGTTGTGAGTTATAAGAACCACTGATTTAGTCTTTTGATAATGGTGAGATCTCATTTTAGAGCAAAGATTGTTGAGTATAAGTTCCTCTTTGAATCAGCTATATTAAATTGCTTATCGTCAGGTCATAAATTGTTATCGTCCAGCTTATTGTAAATTGaaactgatttattttttgcagcAACCACACTGAGATTGAGGGATGCAACTCTTCAGTCAGTGATAAGTTGCTGGAGAGCTTGGTCACATTTTTGTGAAATTACCTGTCCTCTAAATGACGATATTGAATTTGCTATAGGTTCGTAGCTTTTCAACAGCGAGAAGAAGCCAGCGAATACATAATATCTATACAGCTTGATATCAGCATAGGAATTCCCTTATGCTGGTAACTTGTTAGAAAGAATGGTGCTTGATTCTATCAAATGAGGCATTGTTTCCAATCTTATGTATACAAGTTGTAGGTTTTACTTAAATTTAAGCTTTCCCTGTCTAAACTCTGGCGAGACGAGGTCACAAAGGGCAGGCGGGCTGCCGGCCGCATCCTGCCTTGGTGTGTCCTGGAGATGTATATTGAAACCATATAGCAATGTATATTAAAACCATATAACAACGCATGTAATTTAAAACAACTTCTGTGAATGGAGTTCTGTAAGCAGTTTGATACCGATTTTCCGCACTGATTTTcctcttatgtttttttttttgttattcttacCTTCACCCCGATGAAACAAGGCATCACCATGTTCCCCTGCAACATTTTCTTCCAGTATACGTGAGAAACTGGCCTTGAGAGCACAAATTCAATTGCCTAGAACCCAAAAATGGATGGGCTGTAGGGACGCAACCTGAACATGGAGCTGCCTGTTAGAACATCTCAGTGAAATAGATTGAGATTTCCCATCAAAATGATATCGCTTTATATGTATTACACGGTCACTTGACAGCCATATTAACATGCATCCAAAATTCcacttgattataaaaaataaattttgatacacTAAGTTATAAAAAATTGCAAAGTATAACCCcttaatatattatcatattatatcTGAACTCATTTAAATTTGAGAAACCCTACGCTTTTTCCTTCCCTGTAATTGTAAGAATCATATCCATGATTAGACTGTTTCAACTGCAAGCAAAGCAATTATTCAACTCCAGCATAGGAATGCCATCAAAATCATGTGAATAGAGCGATTAAGTCACAATCTAGGCAAATCTCTCCACGTAGAACACCTTGACAACCCAACTACCAGATCAAAGGTAACAACGTCCTTAGTAAACATGCACACAGCTCAGCTAGATATTGATATATGATCGTGAGATTTGacaagagaaaattaaaatgccCAGAAAAACCCAATCTACAGTCGCTGTTCTGAACCATTAAATAAGGTCATAAGGGAGAATTTCACGGTTTGATGAGACCCTAGTATCTTgcatttttagattttctttgatttctataTATAGCTGTCAGAGAGAAAGTTACGATCAGAGAGGAAGAAAACCACACAACACTGATATagcgttttttttaaaattaatacattaaaattattaaaaatcaatataaaatacatttttttcaaaataaatacacttttaaaacacagaaAAGCACTACGGCAAGCAGCTTGATTGTTTCAATACGTGGAAATTCAGGACCAACATGAAAAGGTGAAATTCTCTGTTAATGTGATCACATGCATAGGTCTTGTCTTACGATCGATTCATAGGCAATCAATCCACGTCTGTTACTGTTGTTGTTGTCTTTTGATGTATGACTTGTCTATGAAAACGAAGTTTCCCTTTTGAATAtgagggttttgtttttttaaaaaatatatccaaggtgagattttgaaaaaaaaaaagaaaaaaaaaaggaaatcgCACAGCTTGGATAATTTTTCTACCGCGAAttgcgtaattaataaaaattatactcCTAATACCGTAATCTGATAATATTTAAAGGGTTGAgggttgaaaataaaatatcaaaaaaagatGGGAGTAATacaactcttaaaaataaaaaaaaataaaaaaattaaagagttattCGACTGAGTAGCACAGTCTTTACAAATTGCGTAATTTCTAATAGCTTGTTGCGCTATTAAATGCTTATTAGCTGCGTTCTTCTTAATAGCACAACTATACCAGttgtgctattttttaatttatttatttatttatgctaCACTATGGCCCAGTGGGCCTTTAAGGATGGCTATGCCTTGACAAGCTGTCCAGCACTTCATGCTCTGTTTATTTCCAAGAAAATGAAACCATTTCCCCTGACCTACtacgaaataaataaatataagattattttttagtcagAAAAAATGGTAATGTCTTGAGAGGAGAGAGCATATAttgtttctaattaaaaaaataaaatagaaaaacgcTTCCAAATGTTATATGTTAACATTATCGTTCATTATACTTGTGATTGGGTTTTCATGGTAACAtttgaagttgtttttcagCTTATTTATCAAAGTacaaacatgataaaatataaatgaggtctgaaataaaattaaaagactcTTTTATTGTATAACAACGTAACAAtcttactattaaaaaaaaataacaaccaccaaaaattatttacaGCTCATGATTTCATGGGAGGGTCACGCTAGAATATGGTTTTTAGGTATTTTCCATTATAAACTACATGTTAGTAAATAATccgttttttaaaaaattattttccataaaaTACACTActctaatccaaaaaaaaaaaaatcaccttttGGGAACTAACAAACTGGGCTTCGCTCTATAAATCTTGTTAGATTAGACGGTCAGGAAAAAGCATGTGCGCGAGGAAATTAATTTGGCCAGGCAGTAAATTAACTGAACGAGGAGGCTTTGGAAATCACAGCAGCCCTCCTGGTGAAAGAAACtgatgaaaagaaagaatagcAGTCGATGCATTAAAGTGCAGTAATGAGGCGAACCCGCTTTAGCTGCCTAACCGTCAGCTTTCGGTTCCTTTTTATGCCATGGCTTtaagttttaacttttaacccTTTAAATGCCATGGCCGATTGCTTTGATATATTAAAGCAATTGAAGGAGTAGTTATCGTCCTCAGTGGTTATTGTTCTGGACAGAGTCGGTGAATGCCGCTTGCTTACCTTAGATGCAGCATAAATAAATGCCCATCTGCATATTTTAACTAGTCATAACTCTCACTGCTTAACTAATAATAATCCAACCCCAGTTTCTCACGGCACTGGCTGGTGATTTGATTGAACGTCAGAGCTCCTTGAGGTAGTTTTTGCAGCATCATTCATTCATTTGTACTACTGGACAGAAAAACGGAAGCAGCATTTAACTTGGTGGAGTCTGGTCTGTAGCTTAGCGATGTTCTATCAACACCGGCAGCTGCTCTTGAAGTAGAGGAACATGTATCAGAAATTCCGTATGATGTATTTATGAGACAAAGCTGATACAAGTCAACAAATTAATGGCATCGATACCGAACTCTCTCAGGGACTAGATTTTCGGCACTGCCAAAGCCCTGAGACTCGTGCGTTTAGAACGGCAGGGTTTTAAATCGAAAAAACTACAAGGAATgttcataaaataaatcaaaggagGACAGTCATGCAGTCGAAGATGTCCGTTTAAAAGATGGTTTTCCATTCCGAGCAACGAAGGGGTATGAGCAAGAGGACGCTCTAACAGGCATCACCAATCGAGTTGAGTTTTATCACTCTTCATTGATTTTACTTATTATTAAATAGCCATcttaaggagagaaaaaaataaattgtcatttaaagtcttaaaaatattaaaaaataccttaaaattattattttaattcttcttaaatgaattatatgctcgaaatacaatttcaatcacaataacaaataaaacactgaaaatcttttgaatttaaagCTTATATGATGTCACCActgctttgttttaaaaaattatttacttagaagatttaaaaaaactcatgataATGTTGtcaggtgaaaaaaaaaacaaatctcaagatttaacaagaatccataaatatataaattaaacaataaatatgaGGCTCCAGATCAATCCAATAACCACAAAATACCTCGAGAGAACTCTCACATCACTCTGATTGAATTGGCATAAGCCTCACTCACTTGAATTGAATGAGtgaaatcgttttttttttgggttcaaaATTGAATTGAGTCACGAGTCTCGtgagttttcaaataaaaacaaaaacaaaaaacatttaactTATCATTTAGCATCCCAAAACTACAAGCAAAAAACAAGCCAtcataaaaatgacaaaatcatAGTTTATCGACGGGACTGACCTCGTCTTATCATTAGCTCCtgatatgattttttgtttttaatgtgaGGTATTCAGTTAGTTTacctatatttcaattaacttttataaattttaaaattaataatgaagtAAACCTCTaataatcattaatattaacaatcacATAATTCCAATTTAATATCATAAAGAGGTATTGGCCTAGCGGTGAAAGAAACTTGTTCTCTTTATATGCACCCGGGTTCGAACCTCCTTGTATATGTCTGTCACTCTCGCAGTGCCTTACATGTTTACTGGGTTTGCAAGATATTCAGTGGATCATGGGATTAATCAtgatacgcgcaagctggcccaaacatccatataaataaaaaaaaacaaattttttaattctaaattcttattaattacttcttgttgttgttagtAAAATGTCACCATAACACACAATTACAAGTGAGGAACCGGAATATACGGCGAGTCACATGGGGCGGCTACGATAAACTGTCCAAAACATATCGCATCTAGTTTTTTGGGaatccttttaaattttaaaagaaatttaatttttaaagtattataaaataaaattaaatactaaatcctctggtttataattttaaaaagaaagaatttaatattaaaattattttttaaaaaaacactaatctagtttttttaaaaaaacttttgaaaaaataaaatgaaaataatataaaaaaataaaataaatctgattttatctcttttaaatatttaaaatcaatttatttatcaacagaatctaattatcaaacaaaagGTAAAAGGTGTTAAAAACGcacaaaaacattattcataCGATCcgtaaaaagaataaaaagaaaaaaacatccaGAGTATATTAAAGGCTTAGCTCGTACACTGTCTAATCGCCACGAAAGCAGTTTTGTCGTGGAGAGCGAGAAGCCGTCGATTGGTAAGAAAAAGAGTGGTGTGTCAGAAAACCGGACTCCTTTCACGTGGCTCCAGATTCGCCGCCAGTTGGCAACACGGCAATCACAAAACGAGAGTTTGTTTGACCTCCCCGAGTCCCCGTCAATCgatacatattttaatttttaaaaaattaaaaccataaattaaaaatattaatgaaatgatataatttaaaaataaaaaaaactacagtaTTAGCCTGTCGCAATTTTAAAACACGATGTTTAATGGATATCACATTTATTTATAAAGCGTGATAGTTTACCCTCTCATGGCCTAGAACGACAGCGTACCCTGTTGTTATTTTGAAATCGCTAAAATTGACTGCCGGCCCCCCTccctctctaaaaaaaaaaatggccatAAACAATTGGTTTTTGccataaaacacaaacaaatcacTTCCCCTTCATCTCCAAGCCTCGAAATACGTTTTTATGCCTCTCGTTGCCTGTCGCGATTCCAAA is a window encoding:
- the LOC7498179 gene encoding agamous-like MADS-box protein AGL30 isoform X2, producing MQSYHICNPFSLFFFFPSLSTFSWFPHLNILFYHPNSTRRLICSLRMGRVKLKIKKLENTNGRQATYAKRKHGIMKKANELSILCDIDIILLMFSPTGKPSLCKGASSIEEVITKFAQLTPQERAKRKLESLEALKKTFKKLDHDVNIPEFLGTSSQTIEDLTSQSRLLQNQLSDVHKKLSYWTNPDEISSLEHLGQLESSLRESLNRIRSHKEHLGKQHLMSLECHSQFQNAMHVPFRMGVEQQLPPISWIPNTDSQHIMLPEDPNLLPHRDAECSATTSFGSYSGYFGAGKNSELSSSGQESGMNGILDEFNGTASLRLQMAGQYPYLPGSYNLNLLNDSKFQPAAEMKTQKSPEDFHVNGSFEAPKPGYDSTPCGWASTPGSCAVTMFDDHLYSQQPH
- the LOC7498179 gene encoding agamous-like MADS-box protein AGL30 isoform X1; this encodes MQSYHICNPFSLFFFFPSLSTFSWFPHLNILFYHPNSTRRLICSLRMGRVKLKIKKLENTNGRQATYAKRKHGIMKKANELSILCDIDIILLMFSPTGKPSLCKGASSSIEEVITKFAQLTPQERAKRKLESLEALKKTFKKLDHDVNIPEFLGTSSQTIEDLTSQSRLLQNQLSDVHKKLSYWTNPDEISSLEHLGQLESSLRESLNRIRSHKEHLGKQHLMSLECHSQFQNAMHVPFRMGVEQQLPPISWIPNTDSQHIMLPEDPNLLPHRDAECSATTSFGSYSGYFGAGKNSELSSSGQESGMNGILDEFNGTASLRLQMAGQYPYLPGSYNLNLLNDSKFQPAAEMKTQKSPEDFHVNGSFEAPKPGYDSTPCGWASTPGSCAVTMFDDHLYSQQPH
- the LOC7498179 gene encoding agamous-like MADS-box protein AGL30 isoform X3, which codes for MGRVKLKIKKLENTNGRQATYAKRKHGIMKKANELSILCDIDIILLMFSPTGKPSLCKGASSSIEEVITKFAQLTPQERAKRKLESLEALKKTFKKLDHDVNIPEFLGTSSQTIEDLTSQSRLLQNQLSDVHKKLSYWTNPDEISSLEHLGQLESSLRESLNRIRSHKEHLGKQHLMSLECHSQFQNAMHVPFRMGVEQQLPPISWIPNTDSQHIMLPEDPNLLPHRDAECSATTSFGSYSGYFGAGKNSELSSSGQESGMNGILDEFNGTASLRLQMAGQYPYLPGSYNLNLLNDSKFQPAAEMKTQKSPEDFHVNGSFEAPKPGYDSTPCGWASTPGSCAVTMFDDHLYSQQPH